The Novosphingobium resinovorum nucleotide sequence ACCGCGATCGCGCTGTCCTTGCCGGTCAGCAGGTCGCTGCGGTCGAGCCCGACGACGTCGGCCATGCCCATCGCCTTCGCGAACAGGTCCTTGAGGCCGTTCTTGCCGCGATAGGCGCCTGCCATCGGCAGGGCATCGGCCTCATAAGCCACGAAGTCGTCGGTGAGCATCGCGTTCGCCGTCTCCCAATCGCCGGCGCCTGCGGCAGCGTAGAGGGCATCGACAAGCTCGGCGATCGCTTCGGGGGACATGCTCATGAATCCTGCTCCACATCTGTTTGCCCGGGAGTTTGCCTCCCGGTCTCGAGACACGAACCTAGCGTTTAGAACAGCCTTCCGCTCGGGCCCGGCGCGGGTAAGCAAGGGGGATGGGAAAGGTAAGACAGATATTGCTGGCGCGGCGCCCCGACGGGATGCCGGTGCCCGAGGACTTCACACTCGCGGAGGCGGAGATGCCCGAGCCGGGTGACGGTGAGTTCCTGGTGGCCATGCGGGTCGGGTCGGTGGACCCGGCGATCCGCGGCTTCCTCGACGACCGGCCCAGCTACATCGAGCCGGTCGCGCTGGGTGCGCCGATCAACGGCATGTCGCTTGGCGAGGTCGTGCAGTCCAACAATGCGGATTACCCGGTCGGGACGTTTGTGCGCGCCTTCGCCACGTGGCAGGATCACTATATCCTCTCGGGCGAGAGCTGGGGGCTGGAGACGGTGCACCAGCAGCCGGGCACGGATCTTCACCACTACATGGGCGCCCTCGGCCCGGTCGGCCTGACCGCGTGGGTGGGCCTCTTCGCGGTGGGTGAGGCCAAGGCGGGCGAGACCGTGCTGGTCAGCGCCGCCGCCGGGGCGACGGGTTCGACGGTGGGTCAGATCGCCAAGGCCAAGGGATGCCGGGTGATCGGCATCGTCGGTTCTCCGGAGAAGGCCGAAGTCATCCGCGAACTCGGTTTCGACGCCGCGATCGACTATCGCGCCACGCCCGACATCGCCGCCGAGATCGCGAAAGTCGCGCCCGAGGGGATCGACGTCTATTTCGACAACGTCGGCGGCGAGATGCTGGAAGCGATCCTGCCGCTGATGCGCCTCCACGGGCGCGTCGCGGTGTGCGGCATGATCGGCCAGTACAATGATGCCGATCACCCTTACGGCGTCAAGACGCTGTGGCAACTGGTGGTGAACCGCATCAAGATGCAGGGCTTCATCACGTACGATTATCCGCAGGTACTGGCCGAGGCGCAGGCGGAGCTGGACCAGTGGGTGGCCGAAGGAAAGCTGCGCCCTCTCGCCAATCTGCGCGACGGGTTCGAGAACCTGCCCGCCGCCTTCATCGACCTCATGTCCGGCCGTACCATCGGCAAGACGCTGGTTTGCATCTGAGTTCTGGATACGATGGCTACCATGAGCGAAACCTTCCACTCCGTCATCGCCGAGGCCGACTTTCCCGAGGAAGGCAAGGCGGCGATCATGCTGGGCGGCTGGAGCGTGCTGATCGTCAAGGTCGAGGACGGCTTTCGCGCCGTGAACGACCGCTGCACCCATCAGGCGGCGCTGCTCTCGCCCGGCCGCGTGCGCCGCGGGGCGATCATGTGCCCGCTGCACGGCGCGCGCTTCGAAGCCGCGACCGGACGCTGCATCGGCGGCGCCTACGCGGACCTGCGCGTGTTCCCGCTGCGGATCGAGGGCGGGATGATCGAGGTGGCCGTGCCGGACGAGGCGCCGGGGCCGAACGAACGGCCGGTGGGGGCGTAATTACTCGCACAAGGCATAGTTTCGCGCGCCGGAGCAGGGGCTAGCATCTGCCTGAAACGATTTGGGAGAATACTGAAATGCCCTTCACCGGCCCGTCCGAGGACCGCCTCGCCATTCGTGAACTGCTTGAGACTTATGCCGATGCGGTGACCCGCCGTGATGCCGAAACCTGGGGCGCGACATGGGCCGAAGATGCGGAATGGTCGCTGCCGGACTATCCGGAACTCGGCACCACCAAGGGCCGTCCGGCGATCGTCGCGATGTGGATAGAGGCGATGAAGGCTTATCCCGGCATCATGTTCGAGGCATGGCCCGGCTCGGTCGAGGTCAGCGGCGATAGCGCGGTGATGCGCAGCTACACCTCCGAGGTCTACGACCAGGACGGGATCACCATGCGCGATCGCGGCGTCTATGAGGACACTTGCGTCAAGATCGACGGCAAGTGGCTGTTCAAGAGCCGCTCGTTCCGCAACATCCACCGCCAGCACGCCCCGCGCGGGGTTTAGGAACCGCTGGCTCTGAACCTTTTCCTTGTCATTCCCGCGAAGGCGTGAACCCATCTGACGACATCGCAAGTTGCACCAGCATCAGATGGGTCCCCGCCTTCGCGGGGATGACGGATAAAGCGGGCGGGGTGTTTGTTTCCACTCCCGCCCTTTTCACATCACCACAGCTTCACGCGCTTTTCGGGCGGCAGGTACAGCTTGTCGCCCGGCTTGATGTCGAACGCCTTGTACCAGGCATCGATGTTGCGCACGGTCAGCGCGCGGTAC carries:
- a CDS encoding nuclear transport factor 2 family protein, which produces MSMSPEAIAELVDALYAAAGAGDWETANAMLTDDFVAYEADALPMAGAYRGKNGLKDLFAKAMGMADVVGLDRSDLLTGKDSAIAVLTMRFADPSLKPAELCEMFRFRDGKCCEIKPYYYDPAAFHAAAAAKAETA
- a CDS encoding NADP-dependent oxidoreductase, which translates into the protein MGKVRQILLARRPDGMPVPEDFTLAEAEMPEPGDGEFLVAMRVGSVDPAIRGFLDDRPSYIEPVALGAPINGMSLGEVVQSNNADYPVGTFVRAFATWQDHYILSGESWGLETVHQQPGTDLHHYMGALGPVGLTAWVGLFAVGEAKAGETVLVSAAAGATGSTVGQIAKAKGCRVIGIVGSPEKAEVIRELGFDAAIDYRATPDIAAEIAKVAPEGIDVYFDNVGGEMLEAILPLMRLHGRVAVCGMIGQYNDADHPYGVKTLWQLVVNRIKMQGFITYDYPQVLAEAQAELDQWVAEGKLRPLANLRDGFENLPAAFIDLMSGRTIGKTLVCI
- a CDS encoding Rieske (2Fe-2S) protein: MSETFHSVIAEADFPEEGKAAIMLGGWSVLIVKVEDGFRAVNDRCTHQAALLSPGRVRRGAIMCPLHGARFEAATGRCIGGAYADLRVFPLRIEGGMIEVAVPDEAPGPNERPVGA
- a CDS encoding nuclear transport factor 2 family protein, producing MPFTGPSEDRLAIRELLETYADAVTRRDAETWGATWAEDAEWSLPDYPELGTTKGRPAIVAMWIEAMKAYPGIMFEAWPGSVEVSGDSAVMRSYTSEVYDQDGITMRDRGVYEDTCVKIDGKWLFKSRSFRNIHRQHAPRGV